Proteins encoded within one genomic window of Psilocybe cubensis strain MGC-MH-2018 chromosome 2, whole genome shotgun sequence:
- a CDS encoding putative steroid-binding protein 3, which produces MLSLVKYLLLLVLPVSYLLRRRFPSLSFKLSSSTPVQIPAEENPEKPLKTIMQAPRDDLAPPKDDPFTTEELKQYDGSDPTKPIYVAIKGTVFDVSSKKDVYGPGRSYSVFSGKDGSRGLGMSSLKPEDAVADYSTLDAKDMKVLDDWHAFFSKRYNIVGRVTDGPVIESQ; this is translated from the exons ATGCTCTCACTCGTGAAatacctccttctcctcgttCTTCCAGTTTCTTATCTCCTTCGCCGGCGCTTCCCTTCGCTGTCGTTCAAACTGTCGAGTTCCACTCCAGTACAAATTCCAGCGGAAGAAAATCCTGAGAAACCGCTCAAGACCATCATGCAGGCCCCTCGCGATGACTTGGCACCCCCCAAAGATGATCCATTTACGACGGAAGAGCTGAAGCAGTACGACGGTTCAGATCCTACTAAGCCTATATATGTCGCTATAAAAG GAACTGTTTTTGATGTTTCGAGCAAGAAGGATGTGTACGGTCCGGGCAGGTCATACAGTGTTTTCTCCGGAAAAGATGGCTCTCGTGGTCTCGGAATGTCAAGTCTGAAGCCAGAGGACGCTGTGGCTGACTACAGCACCCTCGACGCTAAAGATATGAAGGTGTTAGATGATTGGCACGCATTCTTCTC GAAACGATACAATATTGTTGGAAGGGTTACAGATGGACCAGTCATTGAAAGCCAATAG